From Lolium perenne isolate Kyuss_39 chromosome 5, Kyuss_2.0, whole genome shotgun sequence, a single genomic window includes:
- the LOC127298267 gene encoding probable trehalose-phosphate phosphatase 7 has protein sequence MAVRRKCLRAAQAELGAGLVESMRASSPTHARAAGVDEEHAASMARHPSALGKFEEIVAASKGKQIVMFLDYDGTLSPIVNDPDAAFMSDTMRMAVRSVAKQFPTAIVSGRCRDKVFEFVKLAELYYAGSHGMDIKGPAKSSAGHAKSNSKAKGVLFQPASEFMPMIEQGWAAVAETVKSVVREYPKQEKINMQF, from the exons ATGGCCGTGCGCCGCAAGTGCCTGCGGGCGGCGCAGGCGGAGCTCGGCGCGGGGCTGGTCGAGTCCATGCGGGCGTCTTCGCCCACGCACGCCAGGGCCGCCGGCGTCGACGAGGAGCACGCCGCCTCGATG GCGAGGCACCCATCGGCGCTTGGCAAGTTCGAGGAGATCGTGGCGGCGTCCAAGGGGAAGCAGATCGTCATGTTCCTCGACTACGACGGCACGCTGTCGCCCATCGTCAATGACCCCGACGCCGCCTTCATGAGCGACACG ATGCGGATGGCAGTGCGCAGCGTCGCCAAGCAGTTCCCGACGGCGATCGTCAGCGGCCGGTGCCGCGACAAGGTGTTCGAGTTCGTCAAGCTGGCGGAGCTGTACTACGCCGGCAGCCACGGCATGGACATCAAGGGCCCGGCCAAATCCTCCGCCGGACACGCAAAGTCCAACTCCAAG GCTAAAGGAGTTCTGTTTCAGCCAGCAAGCGAGTTCATGCCCATGATCGAGCAG GGTTGGGCAGCGGTGGCGGAGACGGTGAAGTCCGTGGTGCGGGAGTACCCGAAGCAAGAGAAGATAAACATGCAATTCTAG
- the LOC127302177 gene encoding uncharacterized protein, with protein MALRWAAAAGGAYLTPPRSRCFGARPARTAFTTTGARGLRLLLTAPSSPCSKTPRPLVLRCSPDSPPPPPPQQHVLVRKEGKDEAWEALKAMVADMFMPLLRNVSDMRSLRTVYDLEDYQVGMLFGAFLGCVGWYQLWKAAPSVFVDAALAYGFYKLSVVSSELRRQGKCNDLLARLKFGIVAIMATRDFTKSYELMDFVKLPVFFLYLSTFIFDVGRMKKDAKHYVIWTVNLLRTKGGFQELFRIMFYRDYISGYEDCFRRK; from the exons ATGGCTCTCAGGTGGGCGGCCGCCGCCGGCGGCGCCTACCTGACGCCGCCGAGAAGCAGATGCTTTGGCGCCAGACCTGCGCGAACCGCCTTCACCACCACCGGAGCACgagggctccgcctcctcctGACGGCTCCTTCCTCACCATGCTCCAAAACCCCAAGGCCACTGGTACTG CGATGCTCGCccgattctcctcctcctcctcccccgcaGCAGCATGTACTGGTTCGCAAGGAGGGGAAAGACGAGGCGTGGGAGGCGCTCAAGGCCATGGTCGCCGACATGTTCATGCCGCTGCTGCGCAACGTCTCAGACATGCGATCCCTTCGCACCGTCTATGACCTCGAGGATTACCAAGTGGGCATGCTGTTTG GCGCTTTTCTTGGCTGCGTCGGCTGGTACCAGCTGTGGAAGGCTGCCCCCTCCGTCTTTGTTGATGCTGCCCTTGCCTATGGATTCTATAAACTTAGCGTCGTGTCCTCTGAGCTGCGCCGGCAGGGAAAATGCAATGATTTGTTGGCCCGTTTGAAATTTG GTATTGTTGCTATTATGGCTACTAGGGACTTCACGAAGAGCTACGAACTCATGGATTTTGTCAA GCTGCCGgttttctttctctatctttcaaCATTCATTTTTGATGTGGGGCGCATGAAGAAAGATGCAAAACATTATGTGATCTGGACAGTCAATCTGTTGAGAACAAAGGGCGGATTTCAAGAACTCTTCAGGATAATGTTTTATCGAGACTATATATCAGGATATGAGGATTGCTTCCGCAGGAAATAA
- the LOC127298268 gene encoding uncharacterized protein, with protein MAIAGNLALLACAKGRLGNSRIAGAASNPAAVSLRRTVPSSAPLLRPPPLGRSAAARCSPAVVRVARRNPPYTGDTADQVDVQRVVRKVLWMLFVGFIIWIGISVFKWRKATLSAAII; from the exons ATGGCGATCGCCGGTAACCTCGCCCTGCTCGCCTGCGCGAAGGGAAGGCTGGGAAACTCACGCATCGCCGGAGCCGCCTCCAACCCCGCCGCCGTCTCCCTCCGACGCACCGTCCCCTCCTCCGCGCCTCTCCTCCGGCCCCCTCCGCTCGGCCGCTCCGCCGCGGCGCGCTGCTCCCCAGCCGTCGTGCGCGTCGCTCGCCGCAACCCCCCCTACACTG GTGATACCGCGGACCAGGTTGATGTGCAACGAGTTGTGAGAAAGGTATTATGGATGCTGTTTGTGGGTTTCATCATTTGGATAGGTATCTCTGTGTTCAAGTGGAGAAAGGCCACGCTTTCAGCTGCCATCATCTAG